ATAATTTCCAAGAACACGATGTAGTTATTCCTATTGTTGTTCTCGAAGAAATCGATAAGTTTAAAAAAGGCAATAACTTAATTAATTTCGAGGCACGCGAATTCGTCCGTAAGCTGGATAAAATAGCTGGCGACAAGCTTTTTACCAAGGGTATCTCCCTTGGTAAAGGTAGAGGAAGGCTCTTTATCG
The sequence above is drawn from the bacterium genome and encodes:
- a CDS encoding ribonuclease — protein: MPRKKKIFVIDTNVILYDHTAIYNFQEHDVVIPIVVLEEIDKFKKGNNLINFEAREFVRKLDKIAGDKLFTKGISLGKGRGRLFI